In Dolichospermum flos-aquae CCAP 1403/13F, the following proteins share a genomic window:
- a CDS encoding tetratricopeptide repeat protein, with protein MLSDDSNYILTEADKEELEKLVSILELSSGTTIIFAVAPESSPQHLVVQQLQEDLKKCEEKFTFDNFFYSENSFHNFLYSLDKNLQSERKLIMAFGLDQLPADRLVREMQRLNLGREELFGRNLILIFWLNQINFLDEFRQRAPDFWDWREKVVQFETRNPLLYPYLEWLIAENSYLKMSGVMQVNRQVDIFLDQIYVSLQAQRRQEIIDTSESREIEAVTVLKSPSNFSRGKGTGIDFDDRDETEYYQPVREKITSISSTKTITEKVELSQAVKANSYSVILGAPGAGKTTLLRYLALHFATAKRDDQETVIGGEAKEDLGKTLLPIFFRIADYAEKLKQQPNLTLTEYLRQFYRQWEAHFQTQRKMGTEGATFLLDAAMSEGKSLILLDGLDEVFDQESRRQIVESINQFVNDFSNNKYVITSRIAGYRDVQLSSRFAEYMIEDMSSEKVEQFLYRWCRTVEKAQQPDANEEQIERKGNEQAANILNAIQENEGVKRLTANPLLLTILALIHRNGERLPNRRVRLYELAVQTLIEDWQLSKKLPDAPKVVLRETEVVELLAPLAYWMHEEKPSGLVTETEVQEQLATKMAELNDAEPESDLVRQAVGEFLRKVRETTGLFVERAPGVYGFMHLTFEEYFAARYIADNDQSKIQELIQQHLHEPRWNEPILLSLGYYGIHLPGQVKKLIDQLFSNLQDYQPLLQYGDIKIKTSVADNTIIIYLKAEDDSAEILKNVEFNLQDLFFAGQVIAEVEVSNIFRKNVIEKLVITYIGIDDDFDNDLIKQLLRTLRKIELFYQKGEVIAKLTAVANDVSLSQEMQIKAKTAILYVACGQSLGLDNYVTEIVNQLESSLFDSIRNLVKELGEEMTPNLEISRQFHNHEEGYKMALIFITAMSYVRKENYDKAITIFEDIDQKSNNSLKSFIYWSLAICYEEKENYDKANEYYDKCKIADDNLSNTSFIFWRNWGWCQKSNNKHEQSLDYYQNALNIINKIQHFKYKASCLFSIGRVYQDWEKYEQAINYYEQSRELYQQLDKEKDVADLWYWIAVCYREWGKYQQAVDCQNKKLAKYQQLEDQDRIALAYYQLGTIYQGWGKYEQAISFHEQSRELYQQLGKEKNAANQWYWIADCYREWGKYQQAVDCKNQDLAILQQLNDQDRIALAYYQLGRIYQGWGKYEQAISYYEQSRELYQQLDKEKDVADLWYWIAVCYREWGKYQQAVDCENQDLAIRQQLNDQVNIADAYFQLGRIYQGWGKYEQAISYHEQSRELYQQLDKEKDVADLWYWIAVCYREWGKYQQAVDCENKKLAIRQQLNDQVNIADAYFQLGRIYQGWGKYEQAISYHEQSRELYQQLGKEKNVANQWYWIADCYREWGKYQQAVDCENQDLAIRQQLNDQVNIADAYFQLGWIYQSWGKYKQVISYYEQSRELYEQLDKEKDVADSWYWIADCYREWGKYQQAVDCENQDLAIRQQLNDQDRIALAYYQLGRIYQGWGKYEQAINYHEQSRELYQQLDKEKDVADLWYWIAVCYREWGKYQQAVDCENQDLAIRQQLNDQVNIADAYFQLGWIYQSWGKYKQVISYYEQSRELYEQLDKEKDVAIRFRQIAYCQILLAKNTKNTIEAAELLVQAEKNIHQAIEINTLGQYQENLAYDYTTLSLLYSADLHLLPVDNSSIQEKIGLFEESYHKGLTYFDELGQIVNKAEEALDIARVYLEVEVLENLARSEEIAQGCLEIFQDYNRQKLTASAYKLLGEIHLKRTQQNQPDNQVIAHQFLTQSLQIYQDLDLQKQVGEISMILDNV; from the coding sequence ATGCTTTCTGATGACTCCAATTATATTTTGACCGAAGCTGATAAAGAAGAATTAGAAAAATTAGTCAGCATCTTAGAACTTTCCAGTGGAACAACAATTATTTTTGCTGTTGCACCAGAAAGTAGTCCTCAACATTTGGTTGTGCAACAGCTACAAGAAGATTTAAAAAAATGCGAAGAAAAATTTACTTTTGACAACTTTTTTTATAGTGAAAATTCTTTTCATAACTTCTTATATAGTTTAGATAAAAATCTGCAATCAGAACGTAAATTAATTATGGCATTTGGTCTTGATCAATTGCCTGCAGATAGATTGGTTAGAGAAATGCAGCGTTTAAACTTAGGACGAGAAGAGTTATTTGGTAGAAACTTAATATTAATTTTTTGGTTAAATCAAATAAACTTTCTAGATGAATTTCGTCAGCGTGCGCCGGATTTTTGGGATTGGCGAGAAAAGGTAGTACAATTTGAAACTCGTAATCCCTTACTTTATCCTTATTTAGAATGGTTAATTGCTGAAAACTCCTATCTCAAAATGAGTGGGGTAATGCAAGTAAATCGTCAAGTTGATATTTTCCTTGACCAGATTTATGTTTCTCTGCAAGCACAACGACGACAAGAAATCATTGATACTTCTGAAAGTAGAGAAATTGAAGCAGTAACTGTTTTAAAATCTCCCTCTAATTTTAGTAGAGGTAAAGGAACAGGAATTGATTTCGATGATAGGGATGAAACTGAATATTATCAACCTGTACGAGAAAAAATCACATCCATATCTAGTACCAAAACCATTACCGAAAAGGTTGAATTATCCCAGGCAGTAAAAGCAAATTCTTACAGCGTCATTTTAGGCGCTCCTGGTGCGGGTAAAACTACTCTTTTACGTTATTTAGCTCTGCATTTTGCCACAGCTAAAAGGGATGATCAAGAAACGGTAATTGGTGGGGAAGCAAAGGAAGATTTAGGAAAAACTCTCCTGCCTATTTTCTTTCGTATTGCTGATTATGCAGAGAAACTAAAACAACAACCAAATTTAACTTTAACTGAATATTTACGCCAATTTTATCGTCAGTGGGAAGCTCATTTTCAAACACAAAGAAAAATGGGAACTGAGGGAGCAACATTTTTATTAGATGCTGCTATGAGTGAAGGAAAATCCTTAATATTGCTAGATGGTTTAGATGAAGTATTTGACCAAGAAAGCCGGAGACAAATTGTAGAATCTATTAATCAGTTTGTTAATGATTTTTCTAATAATAAATATGTAATTACTAGCCGCATTGCTGGTTATCGTGATGTGCAATTAAGCAGCCGTTTTGCTGAATATATGATTGAAGATATGAGCAGCGAAAAGGTAGAACAGTTTTTATATCGCTGGTGTCGCACAGTAGAAAAAGCACAACAACCAGATGCTAATGAAGAACAAATAGAAAGAAAAGGAAATGAGCAAGCAGCAAATATTTTAAACGCAATTCAAGAAAATGAAGGTGTGAAGCGTTTAACCGCAAATCCCCTATTGTTAACTATTTTGGCACTGATTCACCGCAATGGGGAACGTTTACCTAACCGTCGGGTGAGGTTATATGAGTTAGCAGTGCAAACTTTGATAGAAGATTGGCAACTTAGTAAAAAATTACCAGATGCTCCAAAAGTCGTATTAAGAGAAACTGAAGTAGTAGAACTTTTAGCACCTTTAGCATATTGGATGCACGAAGAAAAACCTTCTGGTTTAGTAACAGAAACGGAGGTACAAGAACAACTAGCAACCAAAATGGCAGAACTGAATGATGCTGAACCAGAATCAGATTTAGTGCGTCAAGCTGTGGGAGAATTTTTGCGGAAAGTGAGGGAAACAACAGGTTTATTTGTGGAACGCGCACCTGGTGTTTATGGTTTTATGCACCTCACCTTTGAAGAATATTTTGCGGCTCGTTATATTGCAGATAATGACCAAAGTAAAATTCAAGAACTAATTCAACAACATCTCCATGAACCACGCTGGAATGAGCCAATTCTGTTGTCTTTAGGGTATTACGGAATTCATCTGCCTGGACAAGTTAAGAAATTAATAGATCAATTATTTAGTAATTTACAAGATTATCAACCTCTACTACAATATGGCGATATAAAAATAAAAACCTCTGTTGCTGATAATACAATTATTATTTACTTAAAAGCAGAAGATGATTCAGCAGAAATATTAAAGAATGTAGAATTTAATTTGCAAGATTTATTTTTTGCAGGACAAGTTATTGCTGAAGTTGAAGTTAGTAATATTTTCCGCAAAAATGTTATTGAAAAATTAGTTATTACTTACATTGGTATAGATGATGATTTTGATAATGATCTAATTAAGCAACTTTTGCGAACATTACGGAAAATTGAGCTATTTTATCAGAAAGGTGAAGTCATAGCCAAATTAACAGCAGTAGCTAATGATGTAAGTCTATCTCAAGAAATGCAGATTAAAGCGAAAACAGCTATTTTGTATGTTGCTTGTGGTCAATCATTAGGATTAGATAATTATGTAACAGAAATTGTTAATCAATTAGAATCTTCGCTTTTTGATAGTATTAGAAATTTGGTAAAAGAACTGGGTGAAGAAATGACACCTAACCTAGAAATTAGCCGTCAATTTCATAATCATGAAGAAGGTTATAAAATGGCATTAATTTTTATCACTGCGATGTCTTATGTCAGAAAAGAAAATTATGATAAAGCTATTACAATTTTTGAAGATATAGACCAAAAATCAAATAATAGTCTTAAATCATTTATTTATTGGTCTTTGGCTATATGTTATGAAGAGAAAGAAAATTATGATAAAGCTAATGAATATTATGATAAATGCAAAATAGCTGATGATAATCTATCAAATACATCATTTATTTTTTGGAGAAATTGGGGTTGGTGTCAGAAATCAAACAACAAACATGAACAATCACTTGATTACTACCAAAATGCACTAAATATTATTAATAAAATTCAACATTTCAAATATAAAGCAAGCTGTCTTTTCAGTATAGGCAGAGTTTATCAAGATTGGGAAAAATACGAACAGGCAATAAATTACTACGAACAAAGTCGGGAACTTTATCAACAATTAGATAAAGAGAAAGATGTAGCTGATTTGTGGTATTGGATAGCTGTTTGCTATAGAGAATGGGGAAAATATCAACAAGCTGTTGATTGTCAAAACAAAAAATTAGCAAAATATCAGCAGTTAGAAGACCAAGATAGAATTGCTCTTGCTTACTATCAACTAGGAACGATTTATCAAGGTTGGGGTAAATACGAACAAGCGATAAGTTTCCATGAACAAAGTCGGGAACTTTATCAACAATTAGGTAAAGAAAAAAATGCAGCTAATCAGTGGTATTGGATAGCTGATTGCTATAGAGAATGGGGAAAATATCAGCAAGCTGTTGATTGTAAAAATCAAGATTTAGCGATTCTTCAGCAGTTAAATGACCAAGATAGAATTGCTCTTGCTTACTATCAGCTAGGAAGAATTTATCAAGGTTGGGGTAAATACGAACAGGCAATCAGTTACTACGAACAAAGTCGGGAACTTTATCAACAATTAGATAAAGAGAAAGATGTAGCTGATTTGTGGTATTGGATAGCTGTTTGCTATAGAGAATGGGGAAAATATCAGCAAGCTGTTGATTGTGAAAACCAAGATTTAGCTATTCGTCAGCAGTTGAATGACCAAGTTAATATTGCTGATGCTTACTTTCAGCTAGGAAGGATTTATCAAGGTTGGGGTAAATACGAACAGGCAATCAGTTACCACGAACAAAGTCGGGAACTTTATCAACAATTAGATAAAGAGAAAGATGTAGCTGATTTGTGGTATTGGATAGCTGTTTGCTATAGAGAATGGGGAAAATATCAACAAGCTGTTGATTGTGAAAACAAAAAATTAGCTATTCGTCAGCAGTTGAATGACCAAGTTAATATTGCTGATGCTTACTTTCAGCTAGGAAGGATTTATCAAGGTTGGGGTAAATACGAACAGGCAATCAGTTACCACGAACAAAGTCGGGAACTTTATCAACAATTAGGTAAGGAAAAAAATGTAGCTAATCAGTGGTATTGGATAGCTGATTGCTATAGAGAATGGGGAAAATATCAGCAAGCTGTTGATTGTGAAAACCAAGATTTAGCTATTCGTCAGCAGTTGAATGACCAAGTTAATATTGCTGATGCTTACTTTCAGCTAGGATGGATTTATCAAAGTTGGGGTAAATACAAACAAGTAATAAGTTACTACGAACAAAGTCGGGAACTTTATGAACAATTAGATAAAGAGAAAGATGTCGCTGATTCGTGGTATTGGATAGCTGATTGCTATAGAGAATGGGGAAAATATCAGCAAGCTGTTGATTGTGAAAACCAAGATTTAGCTATTCGTCAGCAGTTGAATGACCAAGATAGAATTGCTCTTGCTTACTATCAACTAGGAAGGATTTATCAAGGTTGGGGTAAATACGAACAGGCAATAAATTACCACGAACAAAGTCGGGAACTTTATCAACAATTAGATAAAGAGAAAGATGTAGCTGATTTGTGGTATTGGATAGCTGTTTGCTATAGAGAATGGGGAAAATATCAGCAAGCTGTTGATTGTGAAAACCAAGATTTAGCAATTCGTCAGCAGTTGAATGACCAAGTTAATATTGCTGATGCTTACTTTCAGCTAGGATGGATTTATCAAAGTTGGGGTAAATACAAACAAGTAATAAGTTACTACGAACAAAGTCGGGAACTTTATGAACAATTAGATAAAGAGAAAGATGTCGCTATACGGTTTCGACAAATTGCTTACTGTCAAATCTTATTAGCCAAAAATACCAAAAATACAATAGAAGCTGCTGAGTTACTGGTACAAGCTGAGAAAAATATCCACCAAGCTATAGAAATCAATACTCTAGGACAATATCAAGAAAATCTTGCTTACGATTACACTACACTCAGTTTACTTTACTCAGCAGATCTACATCTTTTACCTGTTGATAACTCTTCAATACAGGAAAAGATTGGTTTATTTGAGGAATCCTATCACAAAGGCTTAACTTATTTTGATGAACTGGGACAAATAGTAAATAAGGCCGAAGAAGCTTTAGATATAGCTCGTGTTTACCTAGAGGTAGAAGTTCTAGAAAATCTTGCCCGTAGCGAAGAAATAGCTCAAGGATGTTTAGAAATATTTCAAGATTACAACCGCCAAAAATTGACAGCTTCAGCATACAAGCTGTTAGGGGAAATTCACCTGAAACGGACACAGCAAAATCAGCCTGATAATCAAGTTATTGCTCATCAGTTTTTAACTCAGAGTCTACAAATTTACCAAGATTTAGATTTACAGAAACAAGTTGGAGAGATAAGCATGATACTGGATAATGTATAA
- a CDS encoding AI-2E family transporter, whose amino-acid sequence MQTRKLLNWWQTLTPIARYLAIALLAPLLVLNGWAIAAIFNYFHSLIVILVGASVIAFLLNYPVSWMENHGAKREQVAILVFLLALSILLALGVTLFPLALTQAQQLVARLPDLIDSGRSQLMILNGKAESVGLPINLDALAAQINDRVKGQLQSIAGQVLNLAVITVTSLLDFLLTMVLTFYLLQHGGELWQSLVEWLPSKFRAPFSKTVRLSFQNFFITQLILSTCMASALIPTFLWLKVPFGLLFGLTIGVMALIPFGGSVGIALTTSLVSLQDVSMGVRVLIAAVIVQQILENLIAPRILGSFTGLNPVWILISVLTGARIGGLLGVIVAVPCAVVIKSIISAIRPSALSFDPEDSSLDDIATPMTPEASPKIEPNNSLSIS is encoded by the coding sequence ATGCAAACACGTAAGCTACTCAATTGGTGGCAAACATTGACACCTATAGCGAGATACTTAGCGATCGCGCTACTTGCACCGTTATTAGTTCTCAATGGTTGGGCTATTGCCGCAATTTTCAATTATTTTCACTCCCTGATCGTTATTTTAGTCGGAGCTTCGGTAATAGCATTTTTACTCAACTATCCAGTAAGTTGGATGGAAAATCACGGAGCAAAACGAGAGCAAGTAGCCATCCTCGTATTTTTGTTAGCATTATCCATTTTATTAGCTCTAGGTGTCACCCTGTTTCCTCTCGCCCTGACTCAAGCCCAACAACTGGTGGCGCGTTTACCAGACTTAATTGATTCAGGACGTTCACAATTAATGATACTCAATGGCAAGGCAGAAAGTGTAGGTTTACCCATTAACTTAGATGCTTTAGCCGCACAAATCAATGATCGCGTCAAAGGACAATTACAGTCCATAGCTGGACAGGTGCTAAATCTAGCCGTGATCACTGTTACCAGTTTGTTGGATTTCCTACTAACAATGGTATTAACGTTTTATTTATTACAGCATGGCGGTGAACTTTGGCAAAGTTTAGTAGAATGGCTACCTTCTAAATTTCGCGCTCCCTTTTCCAAAACAGTCCGTTTAAGCTTTCAAAACTTTTTTATCACCCAATTAATTTTATCAACCTGCATGGCTTCCGCGCTGATTCCTACCTTTTTATGGCTGAAAGTTCCCTTTGGTCTATTATTTGGGTTAACTATTGGAGTCATGGCACTTATCCCCTTTGGCGGTTCTGTGGGTATCGCTTTGACAACTTCCTTGGTTTCACTCCAAGATGTTTCTATGGGGGTGAGGGTCTTAATAGCTGCCGTAATTGTGCAGCAAATTCTCGAAAATCTGATTGCACCCCGAATTTTAGGCAGTTTTACGGGTTTAAACCCCGTTTGGATTTTAATTTCTGTCTTAACTGGAGCGAGAATTGGCGGACTTTTAGGAGTAATTGTGGCTGTCCCCTGCGCTGTTGTCATTAAAAGCATCATCAGCGCTATTCGTCCCTCAGCACTGAGTTTTGATCCAGAAGACTCTTCTCTGGATGATATAGCCACACCTATGACACCAGAAGCATCTCCAAAAATAGAGCCTAATAATTCTTTGAGTATTTCATGA
- a CDS encoding proteinase inhibitor I4 serpin, with the protein MNSITTNFLQRRYGVSLGRRYVLAAAGVMILGAFAYSPIDNSNNVFTRSHLPNTELGFLPDDNLL; encoded by the coding sequence ATGAATTCTATCACAACCAATTTTCTGCAACGACGTTATGGAGTAAGTTTGGGCAGACGTTATGTTTTAGCAGCCGCTGGTGTTATGATATTAGGTGCGTTTGCTTATTCCCCGATAGATAACAGCAATAACGTCTTTACTAGATCTCATCTACCCAATACAGAACTAGGCTTTTTACCGGACGATAATCTACTTTGA